From one Gemmatimonadota bacterium genomic stretch:
- a CDS encoding ABC transporter ATP-binding protein, whose translation MATNVFRTTSGAGSAPVVSHADGPSPLRRLYQLLLPERQDIGTVVLFAVFAGVLYLAVPLAVDALVNSLAFGSAEGVYIQALVLLSLGLFGFLCLLGLVKAAQYYVTELIQRRIFVRLTADLSYRLPRVRMEALDQKLGPDLINRFFDVVTVQKSGALILLDGVNLVLGAVVGLVILGFYHPFLLVFDLLLVAYLAAVLTLLGRGAVHSSVEESYAKHELASWLEQVAMFPYLFKTAGATRIATRRANALAEAYLDARGRHWRVVFRQIIGLLALQAVASAVLLGLGGLLVLNAELTLGQLVAAEIIVSAIVANLASLGKHVESFYDALAAVDKIGYVVDLPIERAGGETPTGPSAEEGARVEIGDLTFGYDPTRAVLNHVSMSLAPGERVALVGAAGYGTSTVMDILMGIRAPQRGTVRVDGVDVRDWDLSALRRIVSLVRGQDLVQGTILENVRFGRERLTRQEVQEALDAVGLLDDIMRLPEGIDTELMVGGRPLSSSQRSRLILARAIIGKPRLLLLDENLENLEPQTFSELTDFVFAPDNRWTLIVASRDISILQRCDRSIDMASFGPMRTGVTG comes from the coding sequence ATGGCTACCAATGTCTTCCGCACCACATCCGGTGCGGGATCCGCACCCGTCGTATCCCACGCGGACGGGCCGTCGCCGCTGCGACGGCTCTACCAGTTGCTCCTGCCCGAACGCCAGGACATCGGCACGGTCGTCCTGTTCGCCGTCTTCGCGGGGGTGCTCTATCTGGCCGTGCCGCTCGCGGTGGATGCGCTGGTCAACAGCCTCGCGTTCGGGTCCGCCGAGGGCGTCTACATCCAGGCGCTGGTCCTGCTCTCGCTCGGCCTGTTCGGCTTCCTGTGCCTCCTGGGTCTCGTCAAAGCGGCCCAGTACTACGTCACGGAGCTCATCCAGCGCCGGATCTTCGTCCGTCTGACCGCCGACCTGTCCTACCGCCTCCCGCGGGTCCGGATGGAGGCGTTGGACCAGAAGCTGGGACCGGATCTGATCAACCGGTTCTTCGACGTGGTCACGGTCCAGAAGTCGGGTGCGCTCATCCTGCTGGATGGGGTGAACCTGGTGCTGGGGGCTGTCGTCGGGCTCGTGATCCTGGGCTTCTACCACCCGTTCCTGCTGGTCTTTGATCTCCTGTTGGTAGCCTACCTCGCCGCGGTGCTGACCCTGCTGGGACGGGGGGCCGTACACTCGAGCGTGGAGGAATCGTACGCCAAGCACGAGTTGGCATCCTGGCTCGAGCAGGTGGCGATGTTCCCGTACCTGTTCAAGACGGCGGGTGCCACGCGCATCGCGACACGCCGCGCGAACGCCCTCGCGGAGGCGTACCTGGATGCGCGGGGCCGTCACTGGCGGGTCGTGTTCCGCCAGATCATCGGCCTGCTGGCGCTGCAGGCGGTCGCGTCGGCGGTGCTGCTGGGCCTCGGTGGCCTGCTCGTGCTGAACGCCGAGCTGACGCTGGGTCAGCTCGTCGCGGCCGAGATCATCGTCTCGGCGATCGTGGCCAATCTGGCGTCACTGGGGAAGCACGTCGAGTCGTTCTATGACGCGCTCGCCGCGGTCGACAAGATCGGATACGTGGTCGACCTGCCCATCGAGCGCGCCGGCGGCGAGACGCCGACAGGGCCTTCGGCGGAAGAGGGTGCCCGCGTCGAGATCGGCGACCTGACCTTCGGATACGACCCGACCCGGGCCGTGCTGAACCACGTCAGCATGTCGCTGGCACCCGGAGAGCGGGTGGCGTTGGTCGGTGCCGCTGGATACGGGACGTCGACCGTGATGGACATCCTCATGGGCATCCGCGCTCCGCAGCGCGGAACGGTGCGGGTGGACGGCGTGGACGTGCGTGACTGGGATCTGTCCGCACTGCGTCGGATCGTGTCCCTGGTACGAGGTCAGGACCTGGTGCAGGGGACCATCCTCGAGAACGTCCGCTTCGGACGTGAGCGCCTGACGCGACAGGAGGTGCAGGAGGCGCTCGACGCGGTGGGTCTGCTCGACGACATCATGCGCCTCCCGGAGGGCATCGACACCGAGCTGATGGTCGGTGGCCGACCTCTCTCGTCCTCACAGCGGAGCCGCCTGATCCTGGCCCGCGCGATCATCGGAAAGCCGCGTCTGTTGTTGCTCGACGAGAACCTGGAGAACCTGGAGCCGCAGACCTTCTCCGAGCTCACCGACTTCGTCTTCGCGCCCGACAACCGTTGGACGCTCATCGTCGCATCGCGGGACATCTCCATCCTCCAGCGCTGCGACCGCAGCATCGACATGGCCTCCTTCGGACCCATGCGCACGGGGGTGACGGGATGA
- a CDS encoding HlyD family efflux transporter periplasmic adaptor subunit produces MSRKVVGLWGATREELPSDALPMLDHRVDFPALTLTTSPPLVRRFGRIAAGLCVLYVILILVLPWQQFVRGSGQVVAFDPLERPQVLEAPLSGRILVSNVVEGQQVRQGEVLFEITANDPELLANLDTQQQAAAVRLDAATQKLADLRDQLRQKQAALPEAIAAADQRLEAAGFAARTAELQYERVRSLYEDQGKGLVSQRDYELATLERDRTRAALAQAEADRRKAELDGAADLNGARASVEQARSDSASAAQSLASYRSQANEVRSLRVVSPRDGVIFRVNATEGTFLSAGKPLATIVPETRERRVELWLDGNDIPLVQEREVAPDGTVTREGSRVRLQFEGWPAVQFIGWPSVARGTFGGEVVLIDPTGDGTGRFRVLVAPRPDVVGDGSEVVEWPGPRWLRQGVKTDGWVLLGRVPLWYEIWRQLNGFPPSLAQDPTQGSTGGGA; encoded by the coding sequence ATGAGCCGCAAGGTCGTAGGCCTGTGGGGCGCCACCCGCGAGGAGCTTCCGAGCGACGCCCTGCCGATGCTCGACCACCGGGTCGACTTCCCAGCCCTGACGTTGACGACGTCGCCCCCGCTGGTGCGACGCTTCGGCCGCATCGCCGCCGGCCTGTGTGTCCTGTATGTGATCCTGATCCTCGTGCTTCCCTGGCAGCAGTTCGTCCGGGGCAGCGGCCAGGTGGTCGCGTTCGATCCGCTGGAGCGCCCGCAGGTGCTCGAAGCACCCCTCTCCGGCCGGATCCTTGTGTCCAACGTGGTCGAGGGGCAGCAGGTGCGGCAGGGCGAGGTCCTGTTCGAGATCACCGCCAACGACCCGGAGCTGCTGGCGAATCTCGACACGCAGCAGCAGGCGGCGGCGGTCCGGCTGGACGCGGCGACGCAGAAGCTGGCGGATCTGCGCGACCAGCTCCGCCAGAAGCAGGCGGCCCTTCCCGAGGCCATCGCTGCGGCCGACCAGAGGCTGGAGGCGGCGGGCTTCGCGGCGCGAACGGCGGAGTTGCAGTACGAGCGCGTGCGCAGTCTGTACGAAGATCAGGGGAAGGGTCTGGTGTCGCAGCGTGACTACGAGCTCGCGACGCTGGAGCGGGATCGTACCCGGGCCGCGCTGGCCCAGGCAGAGGCCGATCGCCGCAAGGCGGAGCTGGACGGGGCCGCGGATCTGAACGGAGCCCGGGCCTCCGTCGAGCAGGCGCGCTCCGACTCTGCGAGCGCGGCCCAATCGCTCGCGTCCTATCGCAGCCAGGCCAACGAGGTACGCTCGCTGCGGGTCGTATCTCCGCGCGACGGCGTCATCTTCCGCGTCAACGCCACCGAGGGCACGTTCCTCAGCGCGGGCAAGCCACTGGCGACGATCGTACCGGAGACCCGTGAGCGGCGCGTCGAGCTTTGGCTCGACGGCAACGACATCCCGCTCGTGCAGGAGCGCGAGGTGGCGCCCGACGGCACCGTGACGCGGGAGGGGAGCCGCGTGCGCCTCCAGTTCGAGGGCTGGCCGGCGGTGCAGTTCATCGGCTGGCCCTCCGTCGCGCGGGGCACGTTCGGCGGGGAGGTGGTGCTCATCGATCCCACCGGCGACGGGACCGGTCGTTTCCGTGTGCTGGTGGCACCGCGACCGGACGTCGTGGGAGACGGGAGCGAGGTGGTGGAGTGGCCCGGTCCGCGCTGGCTGCGGCAGGGCGTCAAGACGGACGGATGGGTGCTGCTGGGACGGGTCCCGCTCTGGTACGAGATCTGGCGCCAGTTGAACGGCTTTCCGCCGTCGCTGGCACAGGATCCGACGCAGGGGTCCACGGGAGGTGGAGCGTGA
- a CDS encoding protein tyrosine phosphatase family protein: MPVERAAGQQAPAPLETVRNHQVVTERLASSGQIAYDQIPLIREAGYDVVINLAIADEARNGREGFLVAQEGLTYVHIPVVWEDPQIADVRMFFDVMRANQGRKVYVHCFANMRASAFVYLYRTLVEGVPEPDARATMNAVWDPGENEAWARLVERARRELAGG; encoded by the coding sequence ATGCCGGTGGAACGCGCAGCAGGCCAACAGGCGCCTGCACCGCTGGAGACCGTGCGGAACCACCAGGTGGTGACGGAGCGTCTGGCCTCGTCCGGCCAGATCGCGTACGACCAGATCCCGTTGATCCGGGAAGCCGGATACGACGTGGTGATCAACCTGGCCATCGCCGACGAGGCCCGGAACGGCCGTGAGGGCTTCCTGGTGGCGCAGGAGGGCCTCACGTACGTGCACATCCCGGTCGTCTGGGAGGATCCCCAGATCGCCGACGTGAGGATGTTCTTCGACGTGATGCGGGCCAACCAGGGACGGAAGGTCTACGTGCATTGCTTCGCGAACATGCGCGCCTCGGCGTTCGTGTACCTCTACCGCACCCTGGTCGAAGGCGTCCCCGAGCCGGACGCCCGCGCCACGATGAACGCCGTCTGGGATCCGGGAGAGAACGAAGCGTGGGCCCGCCTGGTGGAGCGCGCCCGGCGGGAGCTGGCCGGCGGCTGA
- a CDS encoding TolC family protein: MSAARVHGRRVQRGATRRRRGYAAASAGLALVMVIGPQPTLAQEPGDPLLLEEVLASIEATYPPLLGARIERDVLEGRLRTARGLFDLDLFGSAKGTPDGYYEYTTVEAGVAQFLGIWGATVYGGYRRTTGEELPAYYAQRTRADGEATVGVSVPVLQGGWTDPARTEIRRAEIDLRGAEPYVRRQRLDFVRAGTVAYFKWLAAGQKLQYARDLLRLATERTAALDDLVGAGLQAEIVLVDNRRLVVAREIAVLDAERAFQAAAVALSLFFRDPQGAPVTPTESRLPPGFPDPGSEPVYEAESGLALALAQRPELERLRLTVERTEAELGLARNGLLPRLDASVETTRAWGERLYSDRPTAELRAGLSFKLPLQQRKARGKVQEVSGKLEQARRALQFAEDGVAADVRTALVALEAARGQVARAELNVELALELEEAERARFGAGSSDLLDLQIREQVTFDARAKAAEASLEYFTAIAAYRAAVAAPPTGGIEEG, translated from the coding sequence GTGAGCGCCGCACGGGTCCATGGCCGGCGGGTCCAGCGCGGCGCGACGCGACGACGGCGCGGCTACGCTGCAGCGAGTGCCGGGTTGGCGCTCGTGATGGTGATCGGGCCGCAGCCGACCCTGGCCCAGGAGCCGGGCGATCCGTTGCTCCTGGAGGAGGTCCTGGCCTCCATCGAGGCGACGTATCCACCGCTGCTCGGCGCCCGCATCGAACGCGACGTGCTGGAAGGTCGCCTGCGCACGGCGCGCGGGTTGTTCGACCTGGACCTCTTCGGCTCCGCGAAGGGGACGCCGGACGGCTACTACGAGTACACGACCGTCGAGGCAGGTGTGGCGCAGTTCCTCGGCATCTGGGGAGCCACCGTATACGGCGGGTACCGCCGCACGACAGGGGAGGAGCTTCCGGCCTACTACGCGCAGCGCACGCGGGCGGACGGAGAGGCCACCGTCGGGGTGTCCGTTCCCGTCCTGCAGGGCGGATGGACGGATCCGGCCCGTACGGAGATCCGCCGCGCCGAGATCGACCTGCGCGGGGCGGAGCCCTACGTGCGCCGGCAGCGTCTGGACTTCGTGCGTGCGGGCACCGTGGCCTACTTCAAGTGGCTCGCGGCCGGCCAGAAGCTGCAGTACGCGCGAGACCTGCTGCGGCTGGCGACCGAGCGGACGGCCGCGCTCGACGACCTGGTGGGCGCGGGGCTGCAGGCGGAGATCGTGCTGGTGGACAACCGGCGACTGGTGGTGGCGCGCGAGATCGCGGTCCTGGACGCCGAGCGTGCGTTCCAGGCGGCTGCGGTGGCGCTCTCCCTGTTCTTCCGCGATCCGCAGGGAGCTCCCGTGACGCCGACCGAGAGCCGGCTGCCGCCCGGGTTTCCGGATCCCGGATCGGAACCGGTCTACGAAGCGGAGTCGGGTCTGGCGCTGGCCCTCGCCCAGCGCCCCGAGCTCGAACGGCTCCGCCTCACCGTGGAGCGCACCGAGGCGGAGCTGGGATTGGCTCGCAATGGGCTCTTGCCTCGCCTCGATGCCAGCGTGGAGACGACCCGGGCGTGGGGCGAGCGTCTCTATTCCGACCGACCGACGGCCGAGCTGCGCGCTGGCCTCTCCTTCAAGCTTCCGCTGCAGCAACGCAAGGCACGGGGCAAGGTGCAGGAGGTGTCGGGCAAGCTCGAGCAAGCGCGGCGGGCGCTCCAGTTCGCGGAGGACGGAGTGGCCGCGGACGTGCGCACGGCGCTGGTCGCGCTGGAGGCGGCCCGGGGCCAGGTGGCTCGCGCCGAGCTCAACGTCGAGCTGGCGCTCGAGCTGGAAGAAGCGGAACGCGCACGATTCGGCGCCGGATCCTCGGACCTGCTGGACCTGCAGATCCGGGAGCAGGTCACGTTCGACGCCCGGGCGAAGGCGGCCGAGGCGAGCCTGGAGTACTTCACCGCGATCGCCGCGTACCGGGCCGCGGTCGCAGCACCGCCCACGGGGGGAATCGAGGAAGGCTGA